Below is a window of Pochonia chlamydosporia 170 chromosome 7, whole genome shotgun sequence DNA.
TTATCGTCCAACTCACGAGTGAGCAGTGATCAATCGCGTAGCCGTCGATGTGGGTAGTCTCAATATTCAACGGGATCGGAATTAGTCTTTTCCCAGTTCGGGCAGAGagggttgttgttgataaaGGAGTCTGGTTGTGCTGTCGAAATCTGTCTCAGAGACGAGCGCAGAAGATCCGTCAATGCAACCCAATCATAGTTGGGAGGATATGTGGCCTAAGAAATAAGGGGCGACTGACCCCGTACTcaggtacctacctagtacctacctaggtacctaggtactccgtacttcaCCCGTGAAAATCAGGTGTTTGTTGACGCTACTCTCTCCCAAAGCATCGAATTTTGATGTCAGTAGGCTttcatggccatcaagaTGCAATGCGCGCTAGTATTATATTGCCAGGGCGCCACCGGGAGACGGTCATTCCATGGGCCTGGGCTTGATAATTTGATCACCGGGACGCTCGCCCAGGAGTTTGTGATGATGCAGTGTGCGCCGCCAACTCTTTGTGTCATATACGGACAACTACCTACtttacctaggtaggtacctaggtaggtggaAACACTAGGATAGATTGACTTCTAATAACATTTGAAGTGTGGTTCCAAGGTTGTCCTGTCGAAGCGCCTACATGTAGGAACTCTCTGTGCGGAAAGTGACCCTCTGTTGgcgacaagctcaaggaggcCATCTACATTCGTATAACCTTGGCCACTTCAAAGACTTGCTTTACTTTGTGATGTAATCGCGGTCATGGCGCTGACTTTTAAGGTTGGTATGCAATAGACTCCGTATTTAAGTGGCACCAAGTTAACAAAGTTTTGGAGTTACAACCAAATTTTAGTTCTGCCTTCTTTCAGGCCACCCTGAGTGTTCCCGCAAAATCTAGCCCCCGCAGAACGACTGCTTTTCTGTTGAGGTTGCGAAGCCCATTCGCATCAACAACGGTCTGTAGCAAAGCACTGACAACGACTATCTCTTGTCACACAAAGCCTGCCTCGCCATCAGCCCCAACTTTAACCTCTTTCTCTCCCCGGCAACAATTTCTAACTCGCAATTGGCCCTATACAACAAGAACCATGTCTTTGGCTGTCGATCTCATCGAGTCTTCCAAGAAGCTCGCCGCATACCGTGCCGTCGAAGATCATCTCCTCCCTTCTTATAAATTCGTTGGTATCGGCTCCGGCAGCACCGTCGTGTACGTTGTCGAAGCCATCGTCAGCAAAGGCCCAGCATTCTATTCTGGCATGACCTTTGTGCCTACCGGCAGCCAGTCAAAAGGTCTCATTAAGACGGCAGGATTGAGCATGTGCTACGTCGATGAACGGCCTACTGTAAATGGTAGTCCCGTGGCCCTCGATGTTGCCTTCGATGGCGCCGACGAAGTCGACGAAGACCTCAACTTGATCAAGGGCGGTGGTGCGTGTCTTTTCCAGGAGAAACTCGTTGCCACTGCTGCAAACAAATTTATAGCTGTCGCCGGTAAGTTCAATTGTCAGACCACAGCCCAAGTCCCTTGTTCCGGTACTTGATTAACATTGAGTAAAAGACTCTCGAAAGCAGTCACCACGCCTCTGTACCAAGTGGAAGACGATCCCGATCGAAGTCCTCCCTCTTGCTGCACCCGATGTTCTCCGTCGTCTCCGAGCAATGGGTTCGCCGAGTCCCACTGTTCGGTCTGGTCTTCCCAGCAAGGCTGGCGAGTGCGTCACAGATAATGGCATGTGGATTATTGATGCACCATTTTCTCCTCTATTAATCCGCAAGGATCTATCTTCAACCGAGGATGGCTGTGGAAGGAATGGCTCTTGGGAGATCCAGACATTAGCAGATGAATTGCTCAAGGTTCCGGGCATTATTGAGATTGGCCTGTTCTACGGCTTCAACGGTAACCAAGCTCTGGGGTTAGGCAAAGAACTACAGGCCCAAAAGCCTGTGGCCGCCTATTTTGGTATGCCAGATGGccaggtgcag
It encodes the following:
- a CDS encoding ribose 5-phosphate isomerase A (similar to Metarhizium acridum CQMa 102 XP_007814494.1), with the protein product MSLAVDLIESSKKLAAYRAVEDHLLPSYKFVGIGSGSTVVYVVEAIVSKGPAFYSGMTFVPTGSQSKGLIKTAGLSMCYVDERPTVNGSPVALDVAFDGADEVDEDLNLIKGGGACLFQEKLVATAANKFIAVADSRKQSPRLCTKWKTIPIEVLPLAAPDVLRRLRAMGSPSPTVRSGLPSKAGECVTDNGMWIIDAPFSPLLIRKDLSSTEDGCGRNGSWEIQTLADELLKVPGIIEIGLFYGFNGNQALGLGKELQAQKPVAAYFGMPDGQVQVQNA